From the genome of Cryptococcus depauperatus CBS 7841 chromosome 1, complete sequence, one region includes:
- a CDS encoding mitochondrial inner membrane protease ATP23, whose amino-acid sequence MTAGSSPIQTSPAEGFESTSASKPVSPAFERWRSSLAQFTGLGLTEEEQAERQALKDQGKLARDWDKCEKWKRDLMDYSPAVNFMLQHLKLSGCPFPSTTIQCHPCPESRAGGFSPEHGILLCQDRFYSKKHMEDTLAHELIHAYDHCRFKVDWGSLRHHACSEIRAANLSGDCRFAREIRRGFYSFNKQHQACVKRRAILSVLANPACTSQEMAEKAVNEVWESCFTDTRPFDEIY is encoded by the exons ATGACGGCTGGATCTTCCCCTATACAAACATCTCCAGCTGAAGGCTTCGAGTCGACATCGGCATCAAAGCCAGTCTCTCCCGCATTCGAACGCTGGCGATCATCTTTAGCCCAATTCACTGGTTTGGGATtgacagaagaagaacaagcaGAAAGACAAGCACTCAAAGACCAAGGGAAATTAGCAAGGGATTGGGATAAGTGtgagaaatggaagagggaCTTGATGGATTATA GCCCAGCGGTCAATTTCATGCTGCAACACCTCAAACTATCTGGCTGTCCCTTCCCTTCTACCACAATACAATGCCATCCTTGTCCTGAGAGTCGTGCTGGAGGATTTTCGCCGGAACATGGTATACTGCTTTGTCAGGATCGGTTTTACAGCAAAAAACATATGGAAGACACGTTGGCCCATGAGTTGATACATGCATATGATCATTGCAGATTTAAAGTGGATTGGGGAAGCTTGAGACATCATGCTTGTAGTGAG ATTAGAGCAGCAAATTTATCAGGAGATTGTAGGTTTGCAAGAGAGATCAGGAGGGGATTTTATTCATTCAACAAGCAGCACCAA GCATGTGTTAAGCGAAGAGCAATATTATCAGTTCTTGCTAATCCTGCATGTACATCACAAGAGATGGCAGAAAAGGCCGTTAATGAAGTTTGGGAGAGTTGTTTCACAGATACAAGACCGTTTGATGAGATATACTAG